The genomic region GGCTTCAGCTCGGCGTCCGCCTGGGTGCGCAGCGACTTGATCTCGTCGTACTTGGGGTGGGCCTCGATCACCTTCTGCGCGTCGATGTAGCCGACGCGGCTGGGGATCTCCTTGTTCTGGCTGAGACCGAGCACTCCGATCATCGCGAAGAGCAACGCAAAGGATACAAGGGCGGTTCGTTTCATCAACCCGAGTCTACGCAGGTGCGGTGAACAGGCCGTGAGAGTGCCGTCTGCATCGTAAAACGTAATAGAAATGGTAGGGAAGGAGGAACGCATGCTCGTACGCGACTGGATGACGCCCAACCCCCGTACCGTGACCCCCGATACCCCGGTGCTCGACGCCATCAAGCTGCTCAAGGACCAGGGGTACCGGCGCCTGCCGGTGCTCGAGGCCGACCGCCTGGTGGGGATCGTGACGGACAAGGATCTCAAGGACGCGATGCCCTCCAAGGCGACGACCCTCTCGGTCTGGGAGCTCAACTACCTGCTCTCCAAGCTCACGGTCTCCGAGGTCATGGCCAAGCCGGTGATCACGGTGGACGCCGACGAGCCCCTGGAGGAAGCGGCCCTCCTGATGGAGGAGTACAAGGTGGGCGGCCTGCCGGTGCTCAGCAAGGGCAAGCTGGTGGGCATCATCACGATTACGGACGTGCTCAAGGCCTTCATCGAGGTGATGGGCATGCGCGAAGGGGGGCTCAGGGTCACCCTCGACGTCGAGGACAAGCCCGGCGCGCTCGAGCGCCTCGGTGCGGCGGTCAAGCCCAGCAACATCGTCTCGGTGGCGACCGCAGGGCGGCACGACGGCTACCGCATCGTCGTGCTGCGCATCACCGGCGAGGGGCTGGACACCGTCGTCGACCGCCTGCGTAACGCCGACGAAAAGGTGTTGGACGTCCGCGAGACCCGACCCCGTAAGATCTGAGCGCGGCCGTATGGAATACGCCGCCCCCGCTCTCGGGGGCGGCGTTCGCTAGGGCCTTCAGCCGGGTTCGGGAAGGGGCTGTCCCGGCAGCCAGTCGACGTCGACCTTGTCCTTGGGGTCGTAGGGTGCCTTGACGAAGATCGCCTTCCAGGGCGTCGTCCCGCGGTTGATCAGGTAGTGCGGGTGCATCGGGGGGACGTGGCAGAGGTCGCCGGGGCGCAGGGTGTACCGTTCCCCGTTGATGTAGATCTCCACCTCGCCCTCGAGGGTGAAGAAGTTCTCCTCGACGGCCCGGTGGTAGTGGGTCTGGAAGTCCTCGCCGGGCATAAGCACCACCATGCCGAAGTCGGACCGGGGCCCGCGCAGCAGGTACTTGGGTCCCGAGACCCCGTCGAAGCGGTAGGCCACCTCGTCTTCGTGAATGATTAACGGCTTCAAGTGGATCCTGCCTCCTTACTCGCCGGGCGCGCGCCACATGGATCGGGTCACGCCCCGGTCGGCGAGCTCGAGCTGGGCGGGGTAGGCCGCCTTCCAGCGTTGGTAGGCCTCGTCGTAGACCTCCGCCAGCGCCGGGTCGGGCTCGACCTCGCGCTCCCAGGCCACCCAGGCCCGCGCCCCCTCTTCCAGGTTACGGTGGAGCCCCACGCCCACGGCGGCAGCGATCGCCGCACCGAGGGAGGTGGCCTCCTTGACCACCGGGATCTTGAGCGGGATCTGCAATACGTCGGCGACGATCTGCGGCCACAACCGCCCCTTGGCCGCGCCGCCGGCGAAGACCGCGGCCGCGAGCGGGGCCCCGGTGAGCGCCGCGATGCGCTCCAGGTTGGCCCGGGTCACCAGCGCCGCGTTCTCCTCCAGCGCTCTGAAGAAGGCGCCGCGGTGGGCCTTCTCGGGGTCGAGCGGAAAGTTGAGGAACGAGGGCGCGGCGTGCCGCCAGTGGCTGTAGTCCATCGCGTCCGAGAGGATGGGGGTGATGCCGTACGAGCCTGGCGGCACCAGCGCCGCCAGCTCCTCGAGCAGTTCGTAGGCGTCGCGCCCTTCGCGGGCCGCACGCTCCTTGAGGTCGGGGGCCAGGGCGTCGCGGAACCAGCGCGCCGCGATGCCGGGAAAGAAGACGATGGCCTCGGCCTGCCACTGGGCCGGATCGGCGGCGAAGTTGAGGCGCATGCGGCCGCTCGTGTCCGACCTGGGCCCGTCGAGGTTGACCTCCTGCTGCCAGAAGGAGCCCCCGAGGATCGCCCCTTCGCCGGGCCGCGTCACCCCCAGGCCGACGCTGCCCAGCTGGGCGTCGCCGCCGCCCATGACGATCGGCGTTCCCGCCCCGAGGCCGGTGGCGGCCGCGGCCTCGGGGCTCACCTCCCCGATCACGGTGCCGACTTCCCGTACCGGCGTTTCCTGGAAGACCGGCGGGATACCGAGGCGGTCGAAGAGCTGGGGGTCCCAGCGCCGGGTCTCGAGGTCGAAGAGCCCGGTGGTGCCTCCGTTGGTGGGGTCGAGGGCGATCTCGGCGCCCAGGCGCACCGCGATCCAGTCGCTGAGCATGGTGAGGCGCGCGGCCCGCCGGTAGAGCTCCGGCTCGTGCCGCTCGAGCCAGAGCAGCCGGGGGGCCGCCCCCAGGGCGAAGGTCTGCCCGGAGCGCAGGTAGGCCCAATGCTCGAGTTCGGGGTCGCGCTCGCGCAGCTCGCGCACCTCACGCACCGCCCGCGCGTCC from Oceanithermus desulfurans harbors:
- a CDS encoding CBS and ACT domain-containing protein; translation: MLVRDWMTPNPRTVTPDTPVLDAIKLLKDQGYRRLPVLEADRLVGIVTDKDLKDAMPSKATTLSVWELNYLLSKLTVSEVMAKPVITVDADEPLEEAALLMEEYKVGGLPVLSKGKLVGIITITDVLKAFIEVMGMREGGLRVTLDVEDKPGALERLGAAVKPSNIVSVATAGRHDGYRIVVLRITGEGLDTVVDRLRNADEKVLDVRETRPRKI
- a CDS encoding cupin domain-containing protein, which codes for MKPLIIHEDEVAYRFDGVSGPKYLLRGPRSDFGMVVLMPGEDFQTHYHRAVEENFFTLEGEVEIYINGERYTLRPGDLCHVPPMHPHYLINRGTTPWKAIFVKAPYDPKDKVDVDWLPGQPLPEPG
- the lsrK gene encoding autoinducer-2 kinase; the protein is MRHLLALDAGTGSGRAVLFDEEGRQLASAGREWTHREEPGHPGSMTFERERNWERLTSAVREVLAQVPDANVVAVSTTSMREGIVLYDEQGRELWACANVDARAVREVRELRERDPELEHWAYLRSGQTFALGAAPRLLWLERHEPELYRRAARLTMLSDWIAVRLGAEIALDPTNGGTTGLFDLETRRWDPQLFDRLGIPPVFQETPVREVGTVIGEVSPEAAAATGLGAGTPIVMGGGDAQLGSVGLGVTRPGEGAILGGSFWQQEVNLDGPRSDTSGRMRLNFAADPAQWQAEAIVFFPGIAARWFRDALAPDLKERAAREGRDAYELLEELAALVPPGSYGITPILSDAMDYSHWRHAAPSFLNFPLDPEKAHRGAFFRALEENAALVTRANLERIAALTGAPLAAAVFAGGAAKGRLWPQIVADVLQIPLKIPVVKEATSLGAAIAAAVGVGLHRNLEEGARAWVAWEREVEPDPALAEVYDEAYQRWKAAYPAQLELADRGVTRSMWRAPGE